DNA from Devosia yakushimensis:
TGCAGGCGCGAGAGCAGCAATTGATACTGGCTGCGAGCCAGTTCGGCATTCTGCCGCAAGCCGTAGAGATCGGTGAGGATCGCGGCGGGCAAGGCGCTGGCGATCACGGACTGCCGCAATTGCTGGCGCAGCTCGGCCTCCTGCTGCTGGGCAGCGGTGATGGCGTTGCGCAGTCCAGCGACCTCCAGGCTTGCCGTATCGCGCAGACTCATATCGAGAGCGGCCAATTGCTCGTCGAGGTCCGTGGCATCCGCTGTGGCGAGCCGGGCAGTAAGCTCGGTGCGTTGCCGGGCCAGTTCGGTCAAGGCCGAGGATTGCAGGGAGGCCACCAGCGCCTGCCAATCGGCATTCGCCAGATCGGCCTGTGCGGCATCGGCCAGCTGCGACCGTGCCCGGCGGTTTGCCTCCAATTGCGCTATCTGCTGGCGGGTCTGCATCAGATCGGGCCGGCCGATCTCGGTGGCGATACGGGCAACATTGCTGTCGATAAAGCTGTCGAATGCGCCTTCCGAAGCGGTGATAGCGTCGCGGGCCTGCTGGATGCGCGCTTGCAGGATGTCACGCGAAGAAAGGGTGCTGGCCACTTTGGCCGCCACCTGATCGTCGATATAGGCCCCAGCCACCGCATTGGCGATGCGTGCCGCCTGCTCTGAATCGGGGGATCGACCCTGCACCGAAATGAGATAGGTGAGGCCCCGACGCTGGATGCTGACGGCATTGCGCAGATTGTTCAGCACCTGATGCAGCGCCTCCGCTGCAGTGGGCGGCTGCGGCTCGTAAAGGCGCAGCAGGGTCAGAATGCGCTCGCGCAGGGAGAGGGAAGCGCCCAGTTCGGCATCGGCCGTGAGGTTCTCGGCCTCGATGACCTTGAGCAGCACGTTATCCGAACGCAGGATTTCCACTTCGCTATCGATGCGGGCGCTGTCGCTGACGCCGCTCCCGATCTGCGCGTCGGGATCGAGCAGGTTCTTGCGGCTCGGATCGACGAGGATCAGCGCTGTCGCTGAATAGATCGGGGTCAAGGAGAAGGCGACGAGGCCCGCCAGGGTCACGACGACGATTACCGAGGCGACAATCAATCGCAATTGCCTGCGCAGAAGTCCGAGGACATTGCGCAGGTCGACTTCGGCATCTTCCATTCGATCTTCCTCGCCCCCACGGGAATAGTCGATGGCTCATCATGCGATGCCAGGCAATTTTCGGCAATTGCTATCGGGGCTTAGCCTGGCAAAAAAAAACTGGCAATGTTGGGGGAGTGGTGCCGGCATCAGGGTTCGAACCCGAGACCCCCTGATTACAAATCAGGTGCTCTACCAACTGAGCTATACCGGCAATGCGATGCCATCTAGCATCGAAGGCGCTCGCGGGCAACGGGGATTGATAAGGTGATACCAATCCCGGCGATTTTATTGCGTTCTTGATGAATCTCCGATGTCGGCGGCCCTGGGCAGTGCTCCTCGAGAGAATTCCTGCACACGTCTATTCACGTAAGCAAAAACCGTCAGACTTAACGTAAATAATCTGTTGAAATTCCTGCATCGTCTTTTTCGATTTACGGTCTGCTCCATTTCCTCGTCTGGATTAGTCCAATGTCGAAGCGCGTTGTTGTTGGTGAATGGCAGATGTTTTCCTGCCCGGTGGCGCGGCCAGTCGGGCCGGGAGGGGTGCTGCCATGAGACGGCGTGTTCCGCGGCCAATTGCATTTCGTCCGGTGCGACGGGGACGGCCAGCGCTCCCGACGCGGTTTTATCCGCGCTTTGAGTCGGTGGAAATCGGCGGGCTGCCGGTGGCGCGACTGGACCGCAGGCAGACGGCGCGCCTGTTGATCGACCTCGCGCTCAAATACCGCCGTCGCGACCGGCCCTGGATCGCCACCAGCATCAATGGCCAGGTTCTGTCCGAGGCCGCGCGGCATTCGGGCCTGCGTGAGGCCGTGCGTTTTGCCGATGTGATCAGCTGTGACGGGCAACCCCTGGTTATGGCCAGTCGGCGGATAACCGGCTTTGCCCTGCCGGAGCGCGTGGCGACGACCGACCTTTTCCACGATGTCGTCGCGGTGGCGCGCGAGCGGGTGGTGAGCATGTATTTCCTGGGCGGCACGGAGGCGGAAAATGCCCGCGCGGTTGATGCGGTGCGCGACCGCTACCCGCATTTGCGGATCGTGGGGCAGGGGCATGGCTATCACAGCCATCGCCAGTGGATCGGGGTGGTACGGGATATCGACCGGATTGGTCCGGACATCCTCTGGCTGGGACTGGGCGTGCCGCGCGAGCAGGAATTCTACATGCGTTTTGCCCATGCCATGCCCAATGTCGGGGTGATCAAGACCAGCGGTGGCCTGTTCAATTTCCTCTCGGCCTCGGCGCTGCGGGCTCCGCAATGGATGCAGGATATGGGCCTGGAATGGGCTTATCGCATGGGGCGCGAGCCGCGGCGGCTGATGTTCCGCTATCTCACCACCAGCCCCCACGCCGCGCTGCTTATGCTCACGCGGCAGAAGTGGGGCAAGGGGATAGCCGAGCTCGGCGAGCGGATCGACCGTTGGTAATATATTTTAACCGCGTGAACTATTTTTCTGCGTTTGCCGGTCGCTGCGCACATTCAAACGCGACCTGGGCGGAGCTCGGCAGTTCTATAACGCGTCTTGTCCGGAAGGGAGATGAATATGCTTCAAGCTTGCGCAGCAAGGGTTTCCGGCGTTTTCTGGCTTGATGCAGCCACGATCCGGGGCTAACCAATCAGCCTAGGCGAGTGCCGTATTTGAGCGGCTAGGAGCATGGCTGCTGTGAACGGCAATCGACTGACGCATCTGCAAACCCTGGAAGCCGAGAGCATCGAAATCCTGCGCGAAGTCGCGGCAAGTTTCGAGCGTCCGGTGATGATGTATTCCATCGGCAAGGATTCCAGCGTCCTGCTGCATCTGGCGCGCAAGGCGTTCTATCCTTCCAAAATTCCGTTTCCGCTGCTGCATATCGATACGACGTGGAAGTTCCGCGAGATGATCGCCTTCCGCAACAAGATGGCGGAAGATTTCGGCTTCGACCTGATCACGCACACCAATCCCGATGGCGTGCGCGACAATATCAATCCGTTCGATCACGGCTCCTCCCGCTATACCGACATTATGAAGACTGCGGCTCTGCGGCAGGCGCTCAATGCGGGGCAATATGATGCGGCCATTGGCGGCGCCCGGCGCGACGAGGAAAAATCCCGCGCCAAGGAACGTGTCTTTTCCCACCGCAATGCTGGCCATGCCTGGGACCCCAAGAACCAGCGCCCCGAGCTGTGGCGTGTGTTCAATACCCGCCTCAATCCGGGCGAGAGCATGCGCGTGTTCCCGCTGTCGAATTGGACCGAGCTCGATATCTGGACCTATATCTATTCGGAAAACATTCCGATCGTGCCGCTCTATTTCGCCCGCGAACGGCCGGTGGTGGAGCGTTTCGGCACGTTGCTGATGGTCGATGACGACCGCATGCCGCTGGGCAAGGATGAAGTGCCGCGACACGAACTGGTGCGGTTCCGCACGCTGGGCTGCTATCCGCTGACCGGGGCGATGCGTTCGACGGCGTCGAGCCTGCCCGAAATCATCATGGAAATGCAGGCCGCCCGCACCTCTGAGCGCGAAGGGCGGCTGATCGACAGCGACCAGGTAGGGTCGATGGAGAAAAAGAAGCAGGAAGGCTATTTCTGACGATGACCCTGTCCATGGCCACGCCTGATACCGATATTGACCTCTGGCTCGATCAGCAAACCGATAAATCCCTGCTGCGGTTCCTCACCTGCGGCAGCGTGGATGACGGCAAATCGACGCTGATAGGGCGGCTGCTCTATGACAGCCAGTTGATCCTCGACGACCAGCTCGCAAGCCTCAAGAAGGAAAGCCGCAACCGCACCACGGGCGACGAGGGGATCGATTTTTCCCTGCTGGTCGACGGGCTTTCCGCCGAGCGTGAGCAGGGCATCACTATTGATGTGGCTTACCGGTTCTTCTCCACCGACAAGCGCAAGTTCATCGTCGCCGACACGCCCGGTCACGAGCAATATACCCGCAATATGGCGACCGGCGCTTCCAATGCCGATCTGGCTCTGCTGCTGATCGATGCGCGCAAGGGCGTACTAACCCAGACGCGGCGGCATAGTTTCATCCTGTCGCTGATCGGGGTGAAGCATGTTGTGCTGGTGGTCAACAAGATCGACCTGGTCGATTACAGCCAGGACGTGTTCGACAAAATCGTCGCCGAATACCGTGCTTTTGCCGAGCCGCTAGGCTTCAAGACTCTCTCGGCCGTGCCGGTTTCGGCACTGCGGGGCGATAATATCCTGAGCCAGAGCGCCAATACCCCCTGGTATCGCGGACCCGGTCTCGTGCCCTATCTCGAGGGGATCGAGGTGGCAGAGGATCGTTCGGGCCAGAAATTCCGTTTCCCGGTGCAATGGGTGAACCGGCCCAATCTCGACTTCCGCGGTTTTTCCGGCACTGTCGCCTCGGGGGTGGTCAAGGTAGGCGACGACGTACTCGTGGCTGCCTCGCGCAAGCCCGCGCGCATCAAGCGGATCGTCACCATGGATGGCGATCTCGACCGCGCCGCGGCCGGGCAGGCGGTTACGCTGGTCCTGGATCGGGAGGTGGACGTCTCGCGTGGCGACGTGCTCAGCCATACCGGTGAGACGCCGGAATATTCCAACCAGTTCCAAGCCCGGCTGGTGTGGATGAGCGAAGAGCCCGCCTATCCGGGCCGCTCCTATCTGCTCAAGATCGGCTCGCAAGTCGTTCCCGCGACCATTACCGATCTCAAATTCCGTACCAATGTGAACACGTTGGAGCAGACGGCGGCCACCAAGCTCGATCTCAACGAGGTGGCGACGGTTACCATCGCTTCGGATCGCGCGATTGCCTTTGATCCCTACGCGGCCAATGGGGTTACCGGCGGCTTCATTCTGGTCGATCGCATCTCCAATGCTACTTTGGGCGCTGGAACGGTGGAATTCGGCCTGCGCCGGGCGCAGAACCTGACCTATCAATCCTTCGACGTGAACCGGCAGGTGCGCGCTTCGATGAAGGGGCAGCAGCCACAGATCGTCTGGTTCACGGGCCTTTCGGGTTCCGGCAAGTCATCGGTCGCCAACCTGCTTGAAAAACGGCTCACCGCCGAGGGTCGGCATGCCTATATCCTTGACGGCGACAATGTCCGCCACGGCCTCAACAAGGATCTCGGCTTTACCGAAGCGGCGCGCGTGGAAAACATCCGCCGCGTGGCCGAGGTCGCCAAGCTCATGGCCGATGCGGGGTTGATCGTCCTGGTTTCGTTCATCTCGCCCTTCGAGAAGGAAAGACGGCTGGCGCGCGAAATCGCCGGCGATGTCAATTTCACCGAAGTCTATGTGGATACGCCCATCGAGGTGTGCGAAGCGCGCGACCCCAAGGGCCTCTACAAGCGTGCACGTGCCGGCGAAATCAAGAATTTCACCGGTATCGATTCTCCGTTCGAAGCGCCAACCAATCCAGAGCTGGTGCTGCACGGCGCCGAGCATGAACCGGTGGAGCTGGCCGACCAACTGCACGGCAAGCTGGGGTTCTGAACAAGATTCGCTAGTCGGGTCCGCTCCCGGCCTCCCCCTCAAGGGGGAGGTGCCATCCGGGATTGTGGAGGCATGTGTCGAAGCTGCTAACCCGCCTTGCTTCCCCCTGCCAACCCGCTAGGCTCCCCACGGGGAGGGCCTGGACATTGGCGACACGACGCAGGGCGAGGCGTAAATCCGGCGGCAAGGCTCATGCCCTGGGGCTGTGGATCGCATCGCGGCATCTGCCGCGGCATGGCACATTTTTCATCGCCCTGATTGTGGGCGTCATTGTGCTGCTGGTCAGCCTCTGGCTGGCGCCGGCTTTCGCCGTGGTGTTCGGCGCCATCGCCATGTTCGTGACTTATCTATCGCTGGTCGCGCTGATGCTGCCGCTGCTCGATTCCGACTTCCTGCGGTTGCGCGCTGACGAGGCCGATACGCCCACCGGACTGATCTTTGCGGTGGTGATTGGTGTGGTGGCGGTTTGCAGCGCCACTCTGTTCATGGCGCTGAACGGCAAGGACGGGCCGCTTGTCGTCGAGGTCAGCCTCAGCATCATATCCGTGCTGCTGAGCTGGTTTGTCGTCCACACCATGGCCTCGCTGCACTACGCCTATGAGTTTTACGAACGCCAGGTCGAGGGTGACCCGAACGGGGTAGCCGGCGGGCTCGATTTCCCCGAGGGCGACAAGCCAGATGGCTTGGCCTTCCTCTATTTCGGTTACGTCATCGGCACGGCCTTTGCTGTGTCCGATATCCGCGTCACCTCCAGCAATATGCGCAGGATCGTGCTGATCCACTCGGTATTCTCGTATTTCTTCAATACCTTGATCGTGGCGGCCACGGTCAATGTCGCGGTGGCCGTCGGGGCTGGGTGACGTCCTGGGCGGTTGCCGCCCCGGCCCGCTTTGTGCAACACCATCGCCAAGACATGCCTCAAGGAGAATCTGCCATGAAAACCCGCGCCGCCGTTGCGTTCCAGGCCGGAAAGCCGCTCGAAATCGTGGAAGTGGATCTTGAAGGCCCCAAGGCCGGTGAAGTGCTGATCGAAATCAAGGCGACGGGCATTTGCCACACCGATGATTTCACTCTCTCGGGCGCGGACCCTGAAGGCTTGTTTCCGGCCATTCTCGGCCATGAAGGGGCGGGCGTGGTGGTCGATGTCGGGCCGGGCGTCACCAGTCTCAAAAAGGGCGATCATGTCATTCCGCTCTACACGCCCGAATGCCGCGAATGTTATTCCTGCCGCTCCGGCAAGACCAATCTCTGTACCGCCATTCGCGCCACGCAGGGGCAGGGGCTGATGCCCGATGGCACCTCGCGCTTCTCCTTCGAAGGCAAGCCGATTTTCCACTATATGGGCTGCTCGACCTTCTCCAATTACACGGTTCTACCCGAGATCGCCGTCGCCAAGATCGACGCCTCGGCGGCCTTCGACAAGGTCTGTTATGTTGGCTGCGGCGTCACTACCGGCATTGGCGCGGTGATCAATACGGCCAAGGTCGAAATCGGCGCGACGGCAGTGGTGTTCGGGCTGGGCGGTATCGGCCTCAACGTTATCCAGGGCCTGAAGCTGGCCGGCGCTGATATGATCATCGGCGTTGATCTCAATAACGACAAGAAGGCCTGGGGCGAGCGCTTCGGGATGACGCATTTCGTCAACCCCAAGGAAATCGATGGCGATATCGTGCCTTACCTCGTCAACCTGACCAAGCGCCGGGGCGATCTGATCGGCGGGGCCGATTACACCTTCGATTGCACTGGTAACACTACGGTTATGCGTCAGGCGTTGGAATCGAGCCATCGCGGCTGGGGCAAGTCGGTGGTCATCGGCGTGGCCGGGGCAGGGCAGGAAATCTCCACCCGCCCGTTCCAGCTCGTTACCGGCCGCACCTGGATGGGCACGGCGTTTGGCGGCGCCAAAGGCCGCACCGATGTACCGAAAATCGTCGATTGGTATCTCGACGGAAAAATCCAGATTGATCCCATGATCACCCACACGCTGCGCCTCGAAGACATCAACAAGGGCTTCGAGATGATGCATTCGGGCGAAAGCATCCGCAGCGTCGTGGTTTACTAGGATCGACGCGGCTTGCTTCTACATCACCCTCAAAGGCCTCATTGCGATGAGGTCGAGTGGAGGTTTGGTGCCACGACCTCGTCCTTCGACAAGCTCAGGATGAGGTCTGCCCAGCCTCACTCCAGCCAGGTTGTCTCAAACGCCCCGGCCTCGTGGATATCGATATTCTCCAACGGGCCGGGGCCGGTATTCTCGAATTTATGCGGCACGTTGGCCGGTGCCACGACGATCTGGCCCGCCACTGCCTCGAAAACCTCGCCGCCCACAGTGAAGCGCGCCCGGCCCTTGCGGATGATGAAGGTTTCGGGGTAGGGATGGCTATGCAGTCGCGGTCCGCCGCCGATTGCCTCGGTGTGATTGAAGATCACCGAAATGCCGGCCCCATCTGGCCCGCCCTCCCATTCTCCTGACCATCGATCGACCGGCGAAGCGGCATAAGCCCACGCTGCGCGCTCGATTATTTTTCCCACCATTTTCTCCCCTCTGCGCGGCGTGATTGCCGCCGCGCGTTCTTGAAAGGAACTAGCATGACAATTCGGGCGAACAATGTCTTCGTGCTTACCGGCGGCCCCGGCTCCGGCAAGACCACACTGCTGGCGGCGGCGGCCGCAGCGGGAATTCATGTGGGGCAGGAGGCCGGCCGGGCGATCATCCAGTCGCAATTGCGTATCGGTGGTAGTGCCTTGCCATGGGCGGATCGCAAGCTCTATGCCGAGCTGATGCTCGACCGCGATATCCAGACCTATGAGGCGGCGCTGGCCCGCGATGGGGTGACCCTCTGCGACCGTGGCGTCGCCGATCTCATCGGCTATGCCCGGCTCGAGCGTCTGGATGGCATCGAGCATTTCCGCCGCGCGGCCACCCTCTATCCTTGCAATGACACGGTTTTCTTCGCCCCGCCCTGGCGCGAAATCTATGCCAATGATGCCGAGCGCAAGCAGGATTGGGCCGAAGCGGTCCGCACTTTCGAGTCGATACGTGACGTCTATGTCGAACTGGGATATCGCATCGTCGAACTCCCCAAGGCCGGCGTCGCCGAACGGCTCGCCTTCGTTACGGAAACCATTGCCCATGCCCGAGCGGGTTGACCCGATCATCTTCGTCGATGCCGATGCCTGTCCCGTCAAGGACGAGGCGCTCAAGGTGGCGGAGCGGTTGGGTGTGGTGCTGACCTTTGTCAGCAATGGCGGCATCCGCCCCTCGCGCGACCCCATGGTGCGGGTCGTGGTCGTGCCGGCGGGGGCCGACGCAGCCGATGACTGGATTGTCGAGCAGGCTCAGGCCAATGACATCATACTCACGGCCGACATCCCACTCGCCAGCCGCGCCATCGACAAGGGCTGCCATGTGCTCGGTTTCACCGGCAAGCCGTTCACGCCAGCCTCGATCGGCATGGCGCTGGCCATGCGCGATCTCAAGCAGCATCTGCGCGAGACTGGCGAGATCAAGGGCTACAATCCCGGCTTCCGTCCGGCTGACCGTTCGGCCTTTTTAAGCGCGCTCGACACCCTTGTGCGCAAAGCAAAACTGGCGGCGGGTAAGTAGTCGTTAAGTTCTCGCAAGGGAAATATTAACCATAATAGCAAAAAGTGAGCCCGGCTGTGATTGAGCAGAGTTCGGGTCGTGTCGCTTACGCGTTTTGCTGTTTCCCTCGTCGTCGTAAGCGCTGCTCTCGGTGCTTGTGCCAAGCCGCCAAGCCATCTCGGCGCCAATTCGCAGGTGGCGCCGCATGCCTATCAGGCAACCGACTACACGATCACCAATTCCATCCTGATGGCGTCCAAGCCGGTGACCGATCAGCCCATGCCCGAACGCATTTTCTCCTCTGGGCACCTCGCCGGGCGGACCCTGGCCGTGGCGTCCACCACCGATATCATCCTGCATCCTGGCGAGGTCATCCTGACCTTTGACGATGGGCCGCGGCCGGGCAAGACGCCCGCCATTCTCGACACGCTGGACCAGTTCGGCGTCAAGGCGACCTTCCTCATGCTGGGCCGGGCGGCGGCAGCCAATCCCAAACTCGCCGGTAGCGTGGCGCTGGCCGGCCATACCGTGGGCAGCCACACCTATGACCATGCCGATCTCTCGGGCATGACCCGGCAGGAGGCTTTGGACGACATTGCCATGGGCGAGCGCGCCATTTCAGCGGCGCTGGCGGAATCGGGGCAGAAGCTGTCGCCGTTCTTCCGCTTTCCGTATCTGTCGCAAACCGGGTTCCTGCGCACCAATCTGATGATGGGCAACATGGTGGTGCTCGACGTCGATATCGACAGCAAGGACTATTATTCGGAAACCAGCGACCAGGTGGCGGCACGGACCATGGCGCGGCTTGAGGCGCGCGGCAGCGGAATCATCCTCTTCCACGATATCCATCAGCGCACGGTCGACATGCTGCCCAGCTTCCTCGCCCAACTGGAACAGAAGGGCTACAAGGTCGTGCGACTGGTGCCCAAGGATACCGGTGTGTTCGGCCGCGATGTGATTACGGCCGATGCTCCGACGCCGGGTGGGGCGCTTTAGCCCTATTCCTCGTCGTCCTCGACATCGGTGAGGTACACGGAAATCTCGATGTCGATGCCATAGGCGGCAATCGCCGCGGCCATATGGGCGGGCAGGCGGGCCGACATGGCTTCGCCGTCCTCGGGATAGTCGAAGGCGATGTCGAGCACGGCCTTGCCGATGCGGCGGTCTTCCAGCATGGCGGCAATGGTCGGGCCCGAGCGTTCGGCCAGTTCCAGCAGCGCCCGGACCGGGTTTTTGACGTCGACATCCACCTGCGCATAGTGGCTGTTTTCGGCATCTTCGGGCTCGAAGCGGCCGGTGAGCTGCTTAAGCGCTACATCGAGATCATGCTGGGTCAGCGTGACGCCGGAAAGGCGTAACGCCATTGCAAAGGGCTCGAAACCGCTCATCAGGACCGTCCTGCTGTGGCCGCGAAGAGCGCGATGGCGGCGGCGTTGGAAACATTGAGCGACTTGATCGGGCCTGGCATGTCCAGCTTGACCATTTCATCGCAGAGCTCACGGGTGCGCTGGCGCAGGCCCTTGCCCTCCGCGCCCATGACAATGGCCAAGGGCTGGTCGCCGCTACGGGGCTTGAGCTGATGTTCTGATTCCGAATCAAAGCCCAGCACTAACATGCCGCGCGTCTTGAGCTTTTCGAGTGCGTCGCCAAGGTTGCGCACCTCGATCATGGGCACCAGATCAAGCGCGCCGGAAGCCGATTTGGCCATCACGCCGGTCTCGCGCGGCGAATGGCGGGCCGTGGTGATCACTGCATCGGCACCGAAAGCGCAGGCCGTGCGCAAAATCGCGCCCACATTATGCGGGTCGGTGATCTGGTCGAGCACGACCACGAGCTTGAGCGGCTTGATATCATCAAGGCCAAACCGGCTCACCGGATCGACCTCAAGCGCGGCGCCCTGATGCACGGCATCGTCGCCCAGCAGGCGATCAAGCTCCTTGGGCGTGGTTTCCTTGACGGTCACCTTGCCGATCTCGCCGGTCTCCTTGAGCCGCATCAGCGCGTTTGGCGTGGCCAGCAGCACTTTCTTGGTGCGATTCTTGTTGTCCAGCGCGGCGCGCACCGTGTGCAGGCCATAGAGATAGACCGGGCCGTCATCGGGGTTGTAACGCGGCTTGGGCGGAAATTTATTGATGCTCATAGGGCAGGGGTATCGCCTTTGCGGCGCGCCAGCAAGCGGGGCGCCGCGGCGCGCTCTAAACCGTGTGTTTTTCGAGGGGGGCGTTGGTGGAGGGGACTGGATTCGAAGTCGATGCTCGAAAGGCCCGTCATTGCTGTATCCCTTGACGTTTCGGGGCTTTTTGTGCCCATTGACTGCGTAACAAACTGTGTAACAAAGGGGAAGAGAGAATGCGACGCGCCAAGGTACCGGACCCCAAAAATCGTGATGGAATCTGGTATCTGATCCGCCGCGTCCCCAAGAATTTCGAAGACCTCGACCGCCGACGGATCGTTCGCATCAGCACGAATATTGCCGTGCTGGATGATCCGCGAAAGGTGAGGGCAAAAGTTGTCGTTGAGCAGCTCAATCTGCAATTGGAAGCGTATTGGCAGGGCATGCGCGATGGACAGTCGGCGGATGCGCGGTTGCGTTTCGAGGCCGCCCAGAAGCGAGCTCGCGCCCTCGGGACGAACTACCAGACCGTCGAGGAGCTGCGCGGCGGTGGGGATGTCGTGGAGGCGCTGACACGCATTGAACTTCTGATCACTCAGAGAGCTGGCGAAAAGGAAGACGATGTTGCAGCAGTGCTGGGAGGAGAGGGCCGGCCACGGTTTCGGGTTTCGGACCTGCCTGGCGAGTACGAAAAGGTGCAGGCAGCCAAACTCACGGGATATTCCGATGCGCAGGTCAAGCGCTGGCGCAACCCAAAGGTGAAGGCTGCCACTAATTTCGTTGAGGCGGTCAGCGACAAATATCTCGACGAGCTGACCCGTGCAGATGCCATCGCCTTTCGAGAATGGTGGCAAACCAAGCTGGTGACCGACAATCTTGAGATTGGGACCGCCAATAAGGATATCGGCCATATGAACAAGATGCACCGGATGGTGGATATGACCAACCATCTGGGCCTTTTGCCGGTGTTTAGCCGTCTCAGGCTGGAAGGCGAAACGACAGGCAGCCGTGCGGCTTTCTCGCCAGCCGAGACCAAAGAAATCGTGCTGTCGCCGGAACTGGACCGCCTCAATGATGAGGCGCGCGATATCGTGCTGATCGTGGCGGAGCTGGGTTTGCGCCCGTCGGAGGTCTGTGGCGTGCTGCCGCACCAGATCAGGCTGGGCGCCCCAATTCCGCTGGTGGCTATCGTGCCAGAGGATCGGCAGTTGAAGAATCCCCAGTCGGAACGGGAACTGCCGCTGGTCGGCAATGCGCTGGCGGCGTTCCGGCGCCATCCCAATGGGTTCCCGACTTACAGGGACAAGGCCGATACCCTCTCGGCAACGGTCAACAAGGCCCTGCGGAAGGCCAAACTGTTGCCGACGAAGGACCATACCCTTTACAGCCTGCGGCACGCCTTTGAGGATCGCCTGATTGAGGTGGAGACCCCTGACAAGGTCGTGGCGTCGATGATGGGGCACAAGTTTCAGCGGCCGAAATACGGCAAGGGCCCGACGCTCGAGCTCAAGGCGCGATGGTTGAGCAAGGTGCTGCTGCCACTTAGACACGAGCCGACACCTCCCGCGTCATCCGATTGAGAATTTGCTGTGCGCGGTCGCGGGCGCTGGGGGC
Protein-coding regions in this window:
- a CDS encoding AAA family ATPase, translated to MTIRANNVFVLTGGPGSGKTTLLAAAAAAGIHVGQEAGRAIIQSQLRIGGSALPWADRKLYAELMLDRDIQTYEAALARDGVTLCDRGVADLIGYARLERLDGIEHFRRAATLYPCNDTVFFAPPWREIYANDAERKQDWAEAVRTFESIRDVYVELGYRIVELPKAGVAERLAFVTETIAHARAG
- a CDS encoding YaiI/YqxD family protein, which produces MPERVDPIIFVDADACPVKDEALKVAERLGVVLTFVSNGGIRPSRDPMVRVVVVPAGADAADDWIVEQAQANDIILTADIPLASRAIDKGCHVLGFTGKPFTPASIGMALAMRDLKQHLRETGEIKGYNPGFRPADRSAFLSALDTLVRKAKLAAGK
- a CDS encoding polysaccharide deacetylase family protein, translating into MSLTRFAVSLVVVSAALGACAKPPSHLGANSQVAPHAYQATDYTITNSILMASKPVTDQPMPERIFSSGHLAGRTLAVASTTDIILHPGEVILTFDDGPRPGKTPAILDTLDQFGVKATFLMLGRAAAANPKLAGSVALAGHTVGSHTYDHADLSGMTRQEALDDIAMGERAISAALAESGQKLSPFFRFPYLSQTGFLRTNLMMGNMVVLDVDIDSKDYYSETSDQVAARTMARLEARGSGIILFHDIHQRTVDMLPSFLAQLEQKGYKVVRLVPKDTGVFGRDVITADAPTPGGAL
- the rlmB gene encoding 23S rRNA (guanosine(2251)-2'-O)-methyltransferase RlmB; this translates as MSINKFPPKPRYNPDDGPVYLYGLHTVRAALDNKNRTKKVLLATPNALMRLKETGEIGKVTVKETTPKELDRLLGDDAVHQGAALEVDPVSRFGLDDIKPLKLVVVLDQITDPHNVGAILRTACAFGADAVITTARHSPRETGVMAKSASGALDLVPMIEVRNLGDALEKLKTRGMLVLGFDSESEHQLKPRSGDQPLAIVMGAEGKGLRQRTRELCDEMVKLDMPGPIKSLNVSNAAAIALFAATAGRS
- a CDS encoding tyrosine-type recombinase/integrase, with protein sequence MRRAKVPDPKNRDGIWYLIRRVPKNFEDLDRRRIVRISTNIAVLDDPRKVRAKVVVEQLNLQLEAYWQGMRDGQSADARLRFEAAQKRARALGTNYQTVEELRGGGDVVEALTRIELLITQRAGEKEDDVAAVLGGEGRPRFRVSDLPGEYEKVQAAKLTGYSDAQVKRWRNPKVKAATNFVEAVSDKYLDELTRADAIAFREWWQTKLVTDNLEIGTANKDIGHMNKMHRMVDMTNHLGLLPVFSRLRLEGETTGSRAAFSPAETKEIVLSPELDRLNDEARDIVLIVAELGLRPSEVCGVLPHQIRLGAPIPLVAIVPEDRQLKNPQSERELPLVGNALAAFRRHPNGFPTYRDKADTLSATVNKALRKAKLLPTKDHTLYSLRHAFEDRLIEVETPDKVVASMMGHKFQRPKYGKGPTLELKARWLSKVLLPLRHEPTPPASSD